The following are encoded together in the Oscillospiraceae bacterium genome:
- a CDS encoding helix-turn-helix domain-containing protein codes for MKGLGPFLREIREENKLTLTDVCKKTGITDSRLSRIENESLKTSPPIDDVISLAKLYNIDFNKILSFSTEHSSKEFENSKTPLRNLELLDKKELQHIQDEIDFIVDQKGTGINEL; via the coding sequence ATGAAAGGTTTAGGTCCTTTTTTGCGTGAAATTCGAGAAGAAAACAAGCTAACATTGACAGATGTGTGTAAAAAAACCGGAATTACAGATAGTAGATTATCCAGGATCGAGAACGAATCGCTGAAGACTTCTCCACCGATAGACGATGTGATAAGCCTTGCCAAACTATACAATATAGATTTTAACAAAATACTTTCATTTTCAACTGAGCATAGCAGTAAGGAATTTGAAAATAGCAAAACCCCATTAAGGAATCTTGAATTATTAGATAAAAAAGAGTTGCAACACATACAAGATGAAATTGATTTTATAGTAGATCAGAAAGGAACTGGAATAAATGAATTATAA
- the dcm gene encoding DNA (cytosine-5-)-methyltransferase, which yields MNYKLGELFCGPGGIAWGALNADIGMEDWSITHAWANDYDHNTCETYRNNICPNDRESVYEGDVRELDFSQLSDISALAFGFPCNDYSVVGEQKGMDGNYGPLYSYGVQALIRFQPKWFLAENVGGLRNANEGRAFSKILGEMQAAGYTLYPHLYQFEDYGIPQARHRIIIVGIRNDMNVEYKVPSPAQYRMKTCREAIEVPPISENASNNELTRQSAAVVERLRYIRPGENAFTANLPKNLQLNVIGAKISQIYKRLDPDKPAYTVTGSGGGGTHIYHWEEPRALTNRERARLQTFPDTYEFYGNKESVRKQIGMAVPCEGAKIIFEAILKCFAGIEYDSVECNATEYLFNGDNEIKWQFDSDLEDKVLIKPAVEGANELRIVSAYASPSMVAWHMQTLADLGLQPIQIKLIVGMCPFDGLSQVTNSGFKKLSENDFGPDFSSFSCQYVYKTPAVHSKLYLWMKNGKPYKAFSGSANYTLKGFSKDCDEFITECNLDDAVAYFEKVEAKTIYCTANEVENYIRIYRTSPNYSYEATMVDFNSEEKQTLSFLSNTGEVPTTSSLNWGQREHRDPNQAYIPLPSKISKTGFFPLNKRYFTVVADDGECFIMRVEQAGNKAITTPSDNAEIGRYFRNRLGIHEGVKVTKEHFKEYGRSDVTFTKLDDEHFLMDFSVVRSEME from the coding sequence ATGAATTATAAATTAGGAGAATTATTCTGCGGCCCGGGCGGGATCGCTTGGGGGGCTTTAAATGCAGATATAGGAATGGAAGATTGGTCTATAACCCATGCATGGGCCAATGATTATGATCATAACACTTGCGAAACATATCGCAATAACATTTGCCCAAACGATAGAGAAAGTGTTTATGAGGGCGATGTTAGGGAATTGGATTTTTCACAACTTTCTGACATAAGTGCTTTAGCTTTTGGATTCCCGTGCAACGACTATAGCGTTGTTGGCGAACAAAAGGGTATGGATGGTAATTATGGTCCTTTGTATTCGTATGGTGTCCAAGCGTTAATCAGATTTCAACCCAAATGGTTTTTAGCAGAAAATGTTGGAGGCCTTCGAAATGCAAACGAAGGCCGAGCCTTTTCTAAAATTTTAGGCGAAATGCAAGCTGCAGGTTACACTTTGTATCCTCATTTATACCAATTTGAAGATTATGGAATTCCACAAGCAAGGCACAGAATCATTATCGTTGGTATCCGAAACGATATGAATGTCGAATATAAGGTTCCATCTCCGGCACAATACAGAATGAAAACATGCAGAGAGGCTATCGAGGTTCCGCCTATTTCTGAAAATGCATCTAATAACGAGCTTACACGTCAATCAGCCGCCGTTGTAGAAAGATTACGTTATATCCGTCCTGGCGAAAATGCATTCACGGCGAATCTACCCAAAAATTTACAATTAAATGTCATTGGTGCAAAAATTAGTCAGATCTACAAGCGTTTAGATCCTGACAAGCCTGCTTATACCGTTACCGGTAGTGGAGGTGGCGGAACCCATATTTACCATTGGGAAGAACCTCGTGCATTAACAAATAGAGAACGTGCACGCCTACAAACTTTTCCTGATACATACGAATTTTACGGTAATAAAGAAAGCGTTCGCAAACAAATTGGTATGGCAGTTCCTTGCGAGGGGGCAAAAATAATTTTTGAGGCTATTTTAAAATGCTTCGCTGGAATAGAATATGATTCTGTAGAGTGCAACGCAACTGAATATTTGTTCAATGGCGACAACGAAATCAAATGGCAATTCGACTCAGACTTAGAAGATAAAGTTCTAATAAAACCTGCGGTGGAAGGAGCTAACGAGTTGCGCATCGTTTCAGCTTATGCTTCCCCCAGCATGGTAGCGTGGCATATGCAAACTCTGGCGGACTTAGGGTTGCAACCTATACAAATTAAACTGATCGTGGGAATGTGTCCTTTTGATGGTCTTAGTCAAGTTACCAACTCTGGGTTTAAGAAATTATCCGAAAATGATTTTGGCCCCGACTTTTCATCATTTAGCTGTCAGTATGTATATAAAACGCCTGCTGTACATTCAAAGCTTTATTTATGGATGAAGAATGGCAAACCATACAAAGCATTTTCTGGCTCTGCTAACTATACACTTAAAGGGTTTAGCAAAGATTGTGATGAATTCATTACCGAATGTAACTTAGATGATGCAGTTGCCTATTTCGAAAAGGTAGAAGCAAAAACAATATATTGCACCGCAAATGAAGTTGAGAACTACATTCGTATTTATCGCACTAGCCCCAACTATAGTTATGAAGCAACTATGGTGGATTTCAATTCTGAAGAGAAACAAACTCTATCATTTCTATCTAACACTGGAGAGGTTCCAACAACTTCAAGTTTAAACTGGGGTCAAAGAGAACACCGCGACCCAAATCAGGCATATATACCGTTACCTTCTAAGATTTCAAAAACAGGATTTTTTCCTTTAAACAAACGTTATTTTACTGTCGTTGCAGATGATGGCGAGTGCTTCATCATGAGAGTAGAACAAGCCGGAAACAAAGCTATCACTACACCTAGCGACAACGCTGAAATAGGAAGATATTTTAGAAATCGTCTTGGGATTCACGAAGGTGTAAAGGTAACTAAGGAACACTTTAAAGAATATGGTCGTTCAGATGTAACCTTTACAAAACTTGATGACGAACACTTTTTAATGGATTTCTCTGTTGTTCGTTCAGAAATGGAATAA